The following are from one region of the Ruficoccus sp. ZRK36 genome:
- the hspQ gene encoding heat shock protein HspQ, which translates to MIAPREAFRQRGTPRFRVGQLVRHVRYGYRGVVVAFDEVCQASESWYSHNQTRPDRNQPWYHVLVDGVSYSTYAAQESLTADTAGECIIHPWTELYFSSFEDGAYVRNDTEWPHGAP; encoded by the coding sequence ATGATCGCCCCCAGGGAAGCATTCAGGCAGAGAGGCACACCACGCTTTCGTGTGGGGCAGTTGGTGCGCCATGTCCGCTACGGCTACCGGGGAGTGGTGGTTGCCTTCGATGAGGTCTGTCAGGCCTCGGAGTCGTGGTATTCCCACAATCAGACTCGCCCGGATCGCAACCAGCCTTGGTATCACGTGCTGGTGGATGGTGTCTCGTACTCCACCTATGCGGCTCAAGAGAGCCTGACCGCCGATACCGCGGGCGAGTGCATCATCCATCCCTGGACGGAGCTGTATTTTTCCAGCTTTGAGGATGGGGCGTATGTTCGCAATGACACAGAGTGGCCGCACGGTGCCCCTTGA
- a CDS encoding DUF456 domain-containing protein translates to MEHEGIHWLPFLVTALIIFIGVLGSIVPVLPGCVIIWSGIFIYKLWVPGDVSWKVVIITGLLAALAQVLDFIAGYWGAKKFGGSTRGAVGAVLGGIIGPFVMSPFFGLVLGPIIGAIIGELSARRTLLESGKSGVGTLVGGIASFIIKIGISFCMVAMFYYSMFA, encoded by the coding sequence ATGGAGCACGAAGGCATTCACTGGCTGCCCTTTCTGGTCACCGCGCTGATCATTTTCATCGGCGTACTGGGCTCGATCGTGCCGGTCCTGCCCGGCTGCGTCATCATCTGGTCCGGCATCTTCATCTACAAGCTGTGGGTGCCCGGCGATGTCTCCTGGAAGGTCGTCATCATCACCGGCCTACTCGCCGCCCTCGCGCAGGTCCTGGACTTTATCGCGGGCTACTGGGGCGCGAAGAAATTTGGAGGCAGCACACGTGGAGCCGTCGGTGCCGTGCTCGGGGGTATTATCGGGCCGTTTGTGATGTCTCCGTTTTTTGGGCTCGTGCTCGGGCCGATCATCGGGGCCATCATCGGTGAGCTGTCTGCCCGGCGTACTTTGCTGGAGTCCGGCAAGTCCGGCGTGGGCACCCTCGTCGGCGGCATCGCCTCCTTTATCATCAAGATCGGCATCTCCTTCTGTATGGTGGCGATGTTCTACTACTCGATGTTCGCGTAA
- the lipB gene encoding lipoyl(octanoyl) transferase LipB has product MGLTIEDWGRTAYTDAFERQLERVEQRLDGEIGDTLILTEHDSVYTIGARHGAEKHLLLAPDALTQKGITVAKTNRGGDITWHGPGQIVGYPVVSLADTRDLHAYLRNIEQLIINVLGSLGLAADRREGLTGIWLGTRKIAAIGVAVKRWVTYHGFALNVNCDLGNFGGIVPCGITPAEGTVTSAAAELGHEIDLTEVKQLIATEAETLFGVEATNA; this is encoded by the coding sequence ATGGGTTTAACGATCGAAGACTGGGGCCGCACGGCCTACACGGACGCTTTTGAGCGGCAGCTGGAGCGCGTCGAGCAGCGCCTGGACGGCGAAATCGGCGACACGCTCATCCTGACCGAGCACGACTCGGTCTATACCATCGGTGCCCGCCACGGGGCCGAGAAGCACCTGCTGCTCGCCCCCGATGCCCTGACGCAAAAGGGCATCACCGTGGCCAAGACCAACCGCGGCGGCGACATCACCTGGCACGGCCCCGGCCAAATCGTAGGCTACCCGGTGGTCTCGCTGGCCGACACCCGCGACCTGCACGCCTACCTGCGCAATATCGAGCAGCTCATCATCAATGTGCTCGGCTCGCTCGGGCTGGCCGCCGACCGCCGCGAGGGCTTGACCGGCATCTGGCTGGGCACCCGCAAGATCGCCGCCATCGGCGTGGCCGTAAAGCGCTGGGTCACCTACCACGGCTTCGCGCTCAACGTGAACTGCGACCTGGGCAACTTCGGGGGGATCGTCCCCTGCGGCATCACTCCGGCCGAGGGGACCGTCACCTCCGCCGCCGCCGAGCTGGGCCACGAAATCGACCTCACCGAGGTCAAACAACTCATCGCCACCGAGGCCGAGACACTGTTTGGAGTTGAAGCAACGAACGCATAA
- the lipA gene encoding lipoyl synthase: protein MSDSDLQRKPSWLRAKLPNGPGYMETRRNVDSHNLHTVCQSAQCPNMGECWSRGTATVMILGNTCTRSCTFCAIHTGRPTELDLGEPARVADSVARMGLKHVVVTSVARDDLKDGGASVWAATVRAIRHRCPNTAIEVLPADFRGKAEHLDILLDAKPDILNHNMETVKRLQRPIRKTATYDRSMWVLKHAKSRGFITKSGIMLGIGEKEEEMVELLKDLRAIGVNILTIGQYLQPTKNHEPIDRWVTPEEFAHWKSFGLGMGFDVIESGPLVRSSYHADEQSDGFKLVERRSGAAATA from the coding sequence ATGAGCGACAGCGATCTCCAACGCAAACCTTCCTGGCTGCGGGCCAAGCTTCCCAACGGTCCCGGCTACATGGAAACCCGCCGTAACGTAGACAGCCACAACCTGCACACCGTCTGCCAGAGTGCCCAGTGCCCGAATATGGGCGAGTGCTGGAGCCGTGGCACCGCCACGGTGATGATCCTCGGTAACACCTGCACCCGCTCGTGCACCTTTTGCGCCATCCACACCGGCCGTCCCACCGAGCTTGATCTGGGCGAACCGGCCCGCGTGGCCGACTCCGTCGCCCGCATGGGCCTGAAGCACGTGGTCGTCACCTCCGTGGCCCGCGATGACCTCAAGGACGGCGGTGCCAGCGTCTGGGCTGCCACCGTGCGCGCTATCCGCCACCGCTGCCCGAACACCGCCATCGAGGTGCTCCCGGCGGACTTCCGCGGCAAGGCCGAGCACCTCGACATCCTGCTCGACGCCAAGCCCGACATTTTAAACCACAACATGGAGACGGTGAAGCGCCTCCAGCGCCCGATCCGCAAGACCGCCACCTATGACCGCTCCATGTGGGTCCTGAAGCACGCCAAGAGCCGCGGCTTCATCACCAAGAGCGGCATCATGCTCGGCATCGGCGAGAAGGAAGAGGAAATGGTCGAACTGCTCAAGGACCTCCGCGCCATCGGCGTGAACATCCTGACCATCGGCCAGTACCTCCAGCCCACCAAGAACCACGAACCGATCGACCGCTGGGTCACTCCAGAGGAGTTTGCCCACTGGAAAAGCTTCGGGCTCGGCATGGGCTTCGATGTGATCGAAAGCGGTCCGCTCGTGCGCTCCTCCTACCACGCCGACGAGCAGAGCGACGGCTTCAAGCTCGTCGAACGCCGCTCCGGCGCTGCCGCCACCGCCTAA
- a CDS encoding carbohydrate binding domain-containing protein, producing the protein MLIRKLVALFAFGLTSAHVGAFADTAPAQEGPGSPGWFPFAITGDMEGDSVTDFSALLREPAGEDGFVEIKDGHFYTGDERLRIWGVNVTFEANFPTHEDAEKVAKRLAGLGVNAVRIHHHDMGNTPRGIWQPAKDGHREMDPGQLELQDYFFNQLNERGIYLNLNLHVSRSFTKEEGFIDRGDSRAFMFDKYLLYFVPEMRERFKEFCREYLWHRNPYRDNMRRVDDPGIAMVEITNENAFSTHDLSIIDDLAEPYRKELQQQWNTWLIKRYGTTAKLLKAWEPTAEQRLGAVMVGGDDFGKNKPAKPWWLHAAKGDVEMVPDQPGPQKSIPALRLDIIKQGEHVQSQELMCQGLTIEKGKAYTVSYWVRSDEPRGLYVDVSNSGPTNWYGLGYTEKVSVTTQWQHVIRPFIATSTNDGDARLCFKFGKSAANLELAGVTLQEGAAFVGLGEGESLEAANVPLPGTGSGLAMLEDGHQFFMDVEVEFIQDMTRYLRDDLGVKVPITGSQASYHGAHVTAESCEYVDMHGYWHHPSFPGKSWDRNNWFVKNIPMEQFPGEDTLTRAGTWRILGRPFTVSEWMIPSPNNFAASTAPFAGVLAALQDWDGVFFFNYHTLGGQWDIQGLYGFFNLTGDPVKLALMGVSANLYVRGDLKPLSKVAAGTLNERPSPLLAFDRQIGIDPELEHPTVPSPDKFLSDPDGQVVWQTDAPRKARLIVNTPATRGLFGLVADSETKLDGLTMSIGSVDRDYACVFVSSYDGSALEEASRLVLVAVGRAESPGMAWNEDRTTVGNDWGRGPAEVNGIPATFTLDASVSAVYALDGDGKRLSSVPVTKAADGSSTWTIGPDDQTLWYEVRLQD; encoded by the coding sequence ATGCTCATTAGAAAACTCGTCGCTCTTTTCGCCTTCGGTTTAACCAGTGCCCACGTCGGTGCTTTCGCGGATACCGCCCCCGCCCAGGAAGGCCCGGGTAGTCCGGGCTGGTTCCCCTTTGCGATCACGGGGGATATGGAGGGCGATAGCGTGACGGACTTTTCGGCGCTCTTGCGCGAGCCAGCCGGGGAGGACGGCTTTGTCGAGATCAAGGACGGGCACTTCTACACAGGCGATGAGCGCCTGCGCATCTGGGGTGTGAATGTGACCTTTGAGGCGAACTTCCCCACGCACGAGGATGCGGAAAAGGTGGCGAAGCGCCTGGCCGGTCTCGGCGTTAACGCCGTGCGCATCCACCACCATGACATGGGCAACACCCCGCGGGGTATCTGGCAGCCGGCCAAGGATGGACACCGCGAGATGGACCCCGGTCAGCTTGAGCTACAGGACTACTTTTTTAACCAGCTCAATGAGCGCGGTATCTACCTGAACCTGAACCTGCACGTCTCCCGCAGCTTTACGAAGGAGGAGGGCTTTATCGACCGGGGTGACAGCCGGGCGTTCATGTTTGATAAGTACCTGCTCTACTTCGTGCCCGAGATGCGCGAGCGCTTTAAGGAGTTCTGCCGCGAGTACCTCTGGCACCGCAACCCTTACCGCGACAACATGCGTCGTGTTGACGACCCCGGCATCGCCATGGTCGAGATCACAAACGAGAACGCCTTCAGTACCCACGATCTTTCGATCATCGATGACCTTGCCGAGCCTTACCGGAAAGAGCTGCAGCAGCAGTGGAATACGTGGCTGATCAAGCGCTATGGTACGACGGCCAAGCTCCTGAAGGCTTGGGAACCGACCGCTGAGCAGCGCTTGGGGGCCGTCATGGTCGGAGGCGATGATTTTGGTAAAAATAAACCGGCGAAGCCCTGGTGGCTGCACGCCGCTAAGGGCGATGTCGAAATGGTTCCCGATCAGCCCGGCCCGCAAAAGAGTATTCCGGCCCTGCGTTTGGATATCATCAAGCAGGGCGAGCATGTTCAGTCGCAGGAGTTAATGTGCCAGGGGCTGACGATCGAGAAAGGCAAGGCCTACACCGTCAGCTACTGGGTGCGCTCAGATGAGCCGCGGGGCCTCTATGTGGATGTCTCCAACAGTGGACCGACGAACTGGTATGGCCTCGGCTATACGGAAAAAGTCAGTGTAACCACGCAGTGGCAGCACGTGATCAGACCGTTTATTGCCACCAGTACAAATGATGGCGATGCGCGCCTGTGCTTCAAGTTTGGCAAGAGCGCTGCAAATCTGGAGCTGGCTGGTGTCACGCTGCAGGAGGGGGCCGCCTTTGTCGGGCTCGGAGAGGGCGAGAGCCTGGAGGCCGCGAATGTGCCCCTGCCCGGTACTGGCAGCGGCCTCGCCATGCTGGAGGATGGGCACCAGTTCTTCATGGATGTGGAGGTCGAGTTTATCCAGGACATGACCCGCTACCTGCGTGATGATCTCGGCGTCAAGGTGCCGATCACCGGTTCGCAGGCCAGCTACCACGGCGCGCATGTCACCGCAGAGTCCTGCGAGTATGTCGATATGCACGGCTATTGGCACCACCCGAGCTTCCCCGGTAAGTCCTGGGACCGGAACAACTGGTTCGTAAAAAACATCCCGATGGAGCAGTTTCCCGGTGAGGATACGCTCACGCGGGCTGGCACATGGCGGATCCTAGGGCGGCCCTTTACGGTGTCCGAGTGGATGATCCCGAGCCCGAACAACTTTGCGGCGAGCACCGCGCCTTTCGCCGGGGTCCTGGCGGCCCTTCAGGATTGGGACGGCGTCTTCTTCTTCAACTACCACACGCTGGGCGGGCAGTGGGATATTCAGGGGCTGTACGGTTTCTTCAACCTCACGGGTGACCCGGTCAAGCTGGCCCTGATGGGCGTCAGCGCAAACCTCTACGTGCGCGGGGACTTGAAGCCGCTGTCCAAGGTCGCGGCTGGTACACTCAATGAGCGCCCCTCGCCGCTGCTGGCGTTTGACCGGCAGATCGGGATTGATCCTGAGCTGGAGCATCCCACGGTACCCTCGCCGGACAAATTCCTCTCCGACCCGGACGGGCAAGTCGTCTGGCAGACGGATGCTCCGCGCAAGGCTCGCCTGATCGTTAACACCCCGGCGACGCGTGGGTTGTTCGGTCTGGTGGCTGATTCCGAGACGAAGCTGGATGGCCTAACGATGAGCATCGGCAGCGTGGACCGAGACTACGCCTGCGTCTTTGTGAGCAGCTATGACGGCAGCGCGCTGGAGGAGGCTTCGCGGTTGGTACTGGTGGCTGTTGGCCGGGCCGAAAGCCCCGGCATGGCGTGGAATGAAGACCGTACCACCGTCGGTAATGACTGGGGGCGCGGGCCTGCGGAGGTCAATGGCATCCCCGCCACCTTCACGCTCGATGCGTCCGTTAGCGCCGTGTACGCGCTCGACGGCGATGGCAAGCGGTTGAGCAGCGTGCCTGTCACCAAGGCTGCCGACGGCAGCTCCACCTGGACTATCGGCCCCGACGACCAGACGCTCTGGTACGAAGTCCGACTACAGGATTAG
- a CDS encoding diacylglycerol kinase, whose protein sequence is MLQERQPETAARSIEDTVRQDKSTGGLRRIYNALRYSLQGIGAAMKQESAFRQELLLCVILVPVAIFLPVGWIGTALMISSLFIVLITELLNSAIEWTVDYVSQETHPFARRAKDMGSAAVFFALVNVFFTWVCVILNAWSAGRFG, encoded by the coding sequence ATGCTGCAGGAACGCCAACCGGAAACCGCCGCTCGCTCCATCGAGGACACCGTCCGTCAGGACAAGTCCACCGGGGGCCTGCGACGTATTTATAACGCCCTCCGCTATTCGCTGCAGGGGATCGGGGCCGCCATGAAGCAGGAGTCGGCCTTTCGGCAGGAGCTGCTTTTGTGCGTGATTCTCGTGCCCGTGGCTATCTTCCTGCCCGTGGGCTGGATCGGGACGGCCCTCATGATCAGCAGCCTCTTTATCGTGCTGATTACTGAGCTGCTCAACTCCGCGATCGAGTGGACGGTGGACTACGTGAGCCAGGAGACGCACCCCTTTGCCCGTCGGGCCAAGGATATGGGGAGCGCGGCTGTATTCTTCGCGCTGGTGAATGTCTTTTTTACGTGGGTTTGCGTGATTCTGAATGCCTGGAGTGCGGGTCGCTTCGGATAG
- a CDS encoding sodium-translocating pyrophosphatase: protein MQSIHPLFWFVPVGSIVALAFAWYFFRQMMAESEGTDTMKKIAAHVRAGAYAYLRQQYKIVGIVFVILTLVFAVLAYGLKLQNPWVPFAFLTGGFFSGLAGFFGMKTATYASARAANAANDSLDHGLRVAFRSGAVMGLVVVGLGLLDISIWFLVLANFYPIAEAGGHNLIIITTTMLTFGMGASLQALFARVGGGIFTKAADVGADLVGKVEAGIPEDDPRNPATIADNVGDNVGDVAGMGADLYESYCGSILATASLGAAAFLGQGTDVQMKAVIAPMLIGAFGTLLSILGIFSVRVKKGADSKVLLGALGKGINISSALVIVFAAGVLYLLDIPNWLGVWGAIVVGLITGIVIGRATEYYTSQAYRPTQKIAEQANTGPATVIIAGMGEGMLSVAYPVLAVCVGTTLAYLLSTNFSFDSATMSQGLYGIGIAAVGMLSTLGITLATDAYGPIADNAGGNAEMSGLDPEVRRRTDLLDSLGNTTAATGKGFAIGSAALTALALLASYIEELKIGINRVMAQAGSFLFPDGTTVVNSDQVTNLSLFDMMNVFEVNLMNPKVIIGLFLGCMMAFLFCGLTMNAVGRAASQMVDEVRRQFKEIAGILEGKAEPDYARCVTISTFAAQKEMLFPALTAVVVPVLVGIVFGVPGVLGLLGGALCGGFSLAVFMANSGGAWDNAKKHIEEGHHGGKGSEAHKASVIGDTVGDPFKDTSGPSLNILIKLMSMVSIVVAGVTVSFSLL from the coding sequence ATGCAATCCATTCATCCGCTATTTTGGTTTGTCCCGGTCGGCTCGATCGTCGCCCTGGCCTTTGCCTGGTACTTCTTCCGTCAGATGATGGCGGAGAGCGAAGGCACTGATACCATGAAGAAGATCGCCGCGCACGTGCGCGCCGGTGCCTACGCTTATCTGCGCCAGCAGTACAAGATCGTGGGTATCGTCTTCGTTATCCTCACGCTGGTTTTCGCCGTGCTCGCCTACGGGCTGAAGCTTCAGAACCCCTGGGTGCCGTTCGCGTTCCTGACGGGGGGCTTCTTCTCGGGTCTGGCTGGCTTCTTCGGTATGAAGACCGCCACCTACGCCAGTGCGCGTGCTGCCAATGCCGCCAATGACTCGCTCGACCACGGTCTGCGTGTTGCCTTCCGCTCCGGTGCCGTTATGGGCCTGGTTGTGGTCGGTCTGGGCCTGCTGGACATCTCCATCTGGTTCCTGGTTCTGGCTAACTTCTACCCGATCGCCGAGGCCGGCGGCCATAACCTCATCATCATCACCACCACGATGCTGACCTTCGGTATGGGTGCCTCTTTGCAGGCTCTGTTCGCCCGTGTTGGCGGCGGTATCTTTACCAAGGCCGCTGACGTCGGTGCCGACCTCGTCGGTAAGGTCGAAGCCGGTATCCCGGAAGACGACCCGCGCAACCCCGCTACCATCGCTGACAACGTCGGTGACAACGTCGGTGACGTGGCCGGTATGGGCGCTGACCTGTACGAGAGCTACTGTGGCTCGATCCTGGCCACCGCTTCGCTCGGTGCTGCCGCGTTCCTCGGTCAGGGGACGGACGTCCAGATGAAGGCCGTTATCGCCCCGATGCTGATCGGTGCCTTCGGTACGCTGCTGTCCATTCTCGGTATCTTCAGCGTCCGTGTGAAAAAGGGTGCTGACAGCAAGGTCCTGCTCGGTGCTCTGGGTAAGGGTATCAACATCAGCTCCGCGCTGGTTATCGTTTTCGCCGCTGGGGTCCTGTACCTCCTCGACATCCCGAATTGGCTCGGTGTCTGGGGCGCTATCGTGGTCGGTTTGATCACGGGTATCGTTATCGGTCGCGCTACCGAGTACTACACCTCGCAGGCTTACCGCCCGACGCAGAAGATCGCTGAGCAGGCCAATACAGGCCCGGCTACAGTTATCATCGCTGGTATGGGCGAGGGGATGCTCTCTGTCGCTTACCCGGTGCTGGCTGTGTGTGTCGGTACGACGCTGGCTTACCTGCTTTCGACGAACTTCTCCTTTGATTCGGCGACCATGTCGCAGGGTCTCTACGGTATCGGCATCGCTGCTGTCGGTATGCTCTCCACGCTGGGCATCACCCTGGCCACGGACGCCTACGGCCCCATCGCCGACAACGCCGGTGGTAACGCCGAAATGAGCGGCCTCGATCCTGAAGTGCGCCGCCGCACGGACCTGCTCGACTCGCTGGGTAACACCACGGCCGCGACCGGTAAGGGCTTCGCCATCGGCTCCGCCGCTCTGACCGCTCTGGCCCTGCTGGCCTCCTACATCGAAGAGCTGAAGATCGGCATCAACCGCGTCATGGCGCAGGCCGGCAGCTTCCTCTTCCCGGACGGCACGACGGTCGTGAATAGCGACCAGGTGACCAACCTGAGCCTGTTCGACATGATGAATGTCTTTGAAGTCAACCTGATGAACCCGAAGGTGATCATCGGCCTGTTTCTGGGCTGCATGATGGCGTTCCTGTTCTGCGGTCTGACCATGAACGCTGTGGGCCGCGCTGCCTCCCAGATGGTGGACGAAGTTCGCCGTCAGTTTAAGGAGATCGCCGGTATCCTCGAGGGTAAGGCTGAGCCGGATTACGCACGCTGCGTGACCATCTCGACCTTTGCTGCCCAGAAGGAAATGCTCTTCCCCGCGCTGACGGCTGTAGTCGTGCCGGTGCTGGTGGGTATCGTCTTCGGCGTGCCGGGCGTGCTCGGTCTGCTCGGTGGCGCCCTTTGTGGCGGCTTCTCGCTGGCGGTCTTCATGGCCAACAGTGGTGGTGCCTGGGACAACGCCAAGAAGCACATCGAAGAAGGCCACCACGGTGGTAAGGGCTCCGAAGCCCACAAGGCCTCCGTCATCGGTGATACGGTGGGTGACCCCTTCAAGGACACCTCCGGCCCGAGCCTGAACATCCTCATCAAGCTGATGAGCATGGTCTCGATCGTTGTTGCCGGTGTGACCGTCAGCTTCAGCCTGCTTTAA